The DNA sequence TAAAGAAATTTGTGCTGAAAATATATGGTGGATTTGAAATTGGGGATTAGTTGTTAAGCATGTTAGTATATAGTATAATGATTTCCATGTGAGTGAATGAAATCTTTAACTCCTTTAGGCATGAGAGACTGCCATTTTGGAATTGAGATGCATCTAATAAGAAATTGGTGTAGAAATATATGGGGGAAGGGGATGGGAAAGCAAGATTAGAGATTTTATTTACATGCCTCAGTAAAACGAAAGCAATGCTCGCTGTATGTTACATGCTGTTCATGTTCTCGACCCGTGACAGTATCTAGTAATGCCAAGGTTCATCCCACTGAAAAGGTGTGTGGTTTTGTTTTGACGGTATTAGGGTCACAAACAATGGGTAGCAGAAGTGCAGCTTCTTGGGGTCGTGGATCATCCAAATTTGGTCAAGCTGATAGGATACTGTGCTGTTGATGCAGAACGAGGCATACAGAGGCTACTCGTGTATGAATATATGCCAAAGAAGAGCCTGGAGGAGCACATTTTCAATAGGGCTGGTTCAACGTTATCCTGGGAGCGAAGATTGCAAATAATACTCGGGGCAGCGGAAGGATTGGCTTATCTTCACGAAGAGTTGGAAATCCAGGTTTCACCTTCAAATCTTTTTGCCACTTATCATTGAATTAACTTTTAGGACTTTTCAAGTTTTGGGTTCCTGCCTCAGAAGATAGTGCAAGCTTTGGTTGTTACTACTTCGATTCAAGCATATTCATCATCGCTTAGGTTCTTTATTTAATCTTATCCTTGAAAATTATTGAAGTTATCAGGAATCGATCTTTGTAAATAATCAGTCACCTTTGAAATTGATGTTGATCCTAGTTACTGACTGTTGTTCACTATGCTGTTTCAGGTGATCTATCGTGATTTCAAGTCATCGAACATTCTACTGGATGGGGAATTCAAGGCGAAGCTGTCGGACTTTGGGCTTGCTAGGGAGGGACCAACTGCTGGTCATACGCATGTTTCAACCGcggtattttcattttgttaagTAGACCGTTTTAATTACAAAAGCTTTAACACTCGTGTATCTCGTATGAAAGTTGCTTGATGACAAATGCTTTCGTGTTTTACAGGTTGTTGGAACATATGGATATGCCGCCCCGGACTATATAGAGACGGGGCATCTCACCTCCAAGAGCGACGTGTGGAGCTTTGGTGTGGTGGTGTATGAGATGTTGACAGGAAGACGATCTCTGGAACGAGAACTCCCCAAACCGGAGCAGAAGCTACTGGAGTGGGTGAAACAGAACCATGCTGATAGTCGAAGATTCAGCACAATCATTGATCCGAGACTCGAAAACAACTACCCGTTAAGTGCAGCTCGTAAAGTTGCTAAATTAGCAGATAGTTGTTTGGTGAGAAGTGGGAAGGATAGGCCAAAAATGAGTAAGGTGGTGGAGGCTCTCAAGGACATTATTGCTGAGGCAGCAGCGTGTGTGGAGAGCCCGCCGATGAAGTATTTGGAGGATGTTGAAGATAGTCCTGCGCCGGCAGAGCAAATGGCCGCATCGATCAAACGGAGATTCGCCCACTTGGCTAAGATCAGTGAGAATTTGGATGGAGTGAACACAAGAAGGTTTATGATGATGCAAAGGGCTAAAGTAACATAGTAATAACTAGCTTTGTCGAGGTTTGGGCTAAAACTACTACGTCTCATCTTTAAAAGGACCACAACTCCCGTTTCATACCTCAATGTTGTAATATACTATAGTATGTTAGTACTTTAGTAGGAAGTCAATAattagattttatataataggTAAGACGAAGAAGTTGTGAGGCTAGGGACAAGGGGTTTTTCCCCAAACTATTATGTAGGTTTCTATTCTATGAGTATTTACATGAGAAAATCTTCTACTGTGACTCAACTTTTTTGATGCTTCTATTAACTATACATGAAAACAATCTCCTCGAGCTATCGAAATTCTGACAGACGAACCCTATGTACATAACTAAAccaggagagagagagagagatcagCTTCcacaaaatattagtacatcTTAAAATAGCCAAAATGTTGCATCAAGTTTTCTGATGCTGAGGGACATGAGTACACCTTTCTGATTCTATCTATAATTCTTTGAATGCTGCTATTTACATTTTGCCTGCTTGCCTACTACATTGAAGAACAAGGTAATTCGAACTGTAGGGGGTGGATATATACTTGAACACCAGTAACATGTGAGTCCGAAAACAATGGCAAAGATGAAAATAGTTTACATACTCATTAACGGGAGCTCTTTCTATCGAGCTTAAGTACGTTAGTCTTTGTAGCCTACTGCTAACTTCATCCCATGCGAATTTTGGGTACTGGAAAACTGATCTAGCTTGGTAGAATGATCCAAGGAAAAGAGTAGCAGCACTCCAAACCTATTAAAAAAGATAACAGATGTAGAAACAAATTCTTGGTGAGTGTATCAAAATTCTAAACTGAACTTTCTCCAACTCATAAATGATAGAATGCAAATTTATATAGCCTGTCTAAGTACTGTTAATCACATAAACTTGCTTCAAAGATTTTGCAATACAAGATGTTTCAGTCTGTATATGCCTAGAATACCGAATATAATGAAAGGAATCTGCAGGTTTGAGAGATAATTCTCACCTCCCATGTGAGGATTCTATCTTCTTCAAGCCCGTATGGATGCTGGGACAGATTTCCTTCCTATATCAAGATCACAAATCATGATACATTTTCAGTGAAGAAAACTCACCTATACAGACATGAAGGTAATGTCAAGACAAT is a window from the Salvia hispanica cultivar TCC Black 2014 chromosome 1, UniMelb_Shisp_WGS_1.0, whole genome shotgun sequence genome containing:
- the LOC125221425 gene encoding probable serine/threonine-protein kinase PBL19, coding for MNCFNQFKDRSKTRLQKSAPTLKSQSKFDVSESERATSSCSATPPRRITEIYEEKAQNLRVFTFAELKQATNNFNRLLKIGEGGFGCVYKGTIKPPEGKDGDPMIVAIKKLSKDGCQGHKQWVAEVQLLGVVDHPNLVKLIGYCAVDAERGIQRLLVYEYMPKKSLEEHIFNRAGSTLSWERRLQIILGAAEGLAYLHEELEIQVIYRDFKSSNILLDGEFKAKLSDFGLAREGPTAGHTHVSTAVVGTYGYAAPDYIETGHLTSKSDVWSFGVVVYEMLTGRRSLERELPKPEQKLLEWVKQNHADSRRFSTIIDPRLENNYPLSAARKVAKLADSCLVRSGKDRPKMSKVVEALKDIIAEAAACVESPPMKYLEDVEDSPAPAEQMAASIKRRFAHLAKISENLDGVNTRRFMMMQRAKVT